The following are from one region of the Aequoribacter fuscus genome:
- a CDS encoding MarR family EPS-associated transcriptional regulator, whose product MSQDELKLKLLRQLSDNPELSQRQLADELGVSLGSINYCLKALADVGWIKMSNFARSQDKRAYVYLLTPKGVAEKTAMTLRFLKRKQNEYEALKLEIDLLQAEVEESGAR is encoded by the coding sequence ATGAGCCAAGACGAACTCAAACTTAAGCTGCTTCGGCAGCTGTCTGACAATCCAGAGCTCTCGCAGCGCCAGCTCGCCGACGAGTTGGGTGTTTCATTAGGTAGTATCAATTATTGCCTGAAAGCGTTAGCTGATGTTGGGTGGATCAAAATGAGCAACTTTGCACGAAGCCAGGACAAAAGGGCTTACGTTTATTTGCTGACGCCCAAGGGCGTTGCAGAAAAAACGGCGATGACCTTGCGTTTTCTAAAACGGAAGCAAAATGAATATGAAGCGCTCAAACTCGAAATCGACCTTTTGCAGGCCGAAGTGGAAGAGTCCGGCGCGCGATAA
- a CDS encoding type II toxin-antitoxin system death-on-curing family toxin: MQLIRFPLERVVDINEQILKTEAGFKGAPDLGKLQGALSRIDNAIWYEGLEDVFEIAAKYASSIAVAHALSDANKRTALAVALEFLSLSDFDLSDDNDLLADAVRDLVLEVLTETDFADILYAQYAKDLGE, from the coding sequence ATGCAGCTGATTCGGTTTCCGCTCGAGCGTGTCGTCGACATCAATGAGCAGATACTAAAAACCGAAGCTGGGTTCAAAGGGGCTCCTGATTTGGGTAAGTTGCAGGGTGCGCTCTCTCGGATTGATAACGCGATATGGTATGAAGGTCTGGAGGATGTTTTTGAGATTGCGGCTAAATACGCGTCAAGTATTGCTGTAGCACATGCATTGTCAGACGCCAACAAACGCACAGCCCTTGCCGTCGCTTTAGAGTTTCTTTCCCTCAGTGATTTTGATTTATCCGATGACAATGATCTGTTAGCTGACGCAGTGAGAGATCTTGTGCTTGAAGTTCTGACTGAGACAGATTTTGCGGACATCCTTTACGCTCAATATGCCAAGGATCTCGGCGAGTAG
- a CDS encoding MarR family EPS-associated transcriptional regulator: protein MSQDELKLRVMRTLESNSNMSQRDLAKHLGVSLGGVNYCVKALIDIGWIKAGNFARNEDKRVYAYLLTPKGIAEKAALTARFLRRKMDEYDALKAEIEQLQAELAADGR from the coding sequence ATGTCACAAGACGAACTCAAGCTCCGCGTCATGCGAACGCTGGAGTCAAACTCCAATATGTCGCAGCGCGACCTGGCCAAGCACTTAGGTGTGTCTTTGGGTGGGGTGAATTATTGTGTTAAGGCTTTAATTGATATCGGCTGGATTAAAGCCGGTAACTTTGCGCGTAACGAAGATAAACGCGTTTACGCTTACTTGCTAACACCAAAAGGCATTGCTGAGAAGGCCGCGTTGACCGCTAGGTTCTTGCGTCGCAAGATGGACGAGTACGATGCGCTGAAGGCCGAGATCGAGCAGCTGCAGGCGGAGCTTGCGGCTGATGGGCGGTAG